The following coding sequences are from one Manduca sexta isolate Smith_Timp_Sample1 chromosome 7, JHU_Msex_v1.0, whole genome shotgun sequence window:
- the LOC115449050 gene encoding prostatic acid phosphatase: MALQINTLLTVLTLVALAAAGARANDAPVDSDLLQAFLVHRHGDRTPVETSLELSSHIEELREATEPYGFGQLTNTGKQTAYRLGQSIRKRYGELISAHYNRSEIYIRSTASTRAKMTVLTAMAAVYPTGDDNWSDSLPWQPTPYTTVPARYDPNLALLNCPTFIDFYTGKYQSASPAMEPYTDVLNQWSKLLGFNITAQPVQTYGVYDVYTSQISLGVPLGDELQALLPSIRDAAGEAIDILFGDDDNVVLQAGVMLKDVVTAMSSTVNGEVSQPLHVYSGHDYNVYSVMAAARVTPRQGVPPYGAVFALELRKRTNNGAYGVLPVYQSSPDAELMYLQVEGCSALLCPLDEFVSITAPFVMDEDTWREKCGYTDDLVIDDSIIA; encoded by the exons ATGGCACTCCAAATTAACACTCTGTTAACGGTGCTGACGCTGGTGGCGCTGGCCGCAGCAGGAGCGCGCGCCAATGACGCCCCGGTCGACAGTGACCTGCTTCAGGCATTCTTG GTGCACAGGCATGGAGACCGTACTCCCGTGGAAACCTCGTTGGAGCTCAGCTCCCACATCGAGGAGCTCCGGGAAGCCACCGAGCCTTACGGTTTCGGTCAGCTCACCAAC ACGGGCAAGCAGACCGCATATCGACTCGGCCAGTCCATTCGCAAACGTTACGGCGAACTTATTTCTGCACATTATAACCGCTCTGAGATTTACATTCGCTCGACGGCTTCGACGCGCGCCAAGATGACCGTACTCACCGCCATGGCGGCCGTGTACCCCACCGGGGACGACAACTGGAGCGACTCTCTCCCCTGGCAGCCCACGCCCTACACCACGGTGCCTGCTAGATACGATCCT AACCTCGCCTTGCTGAATTGCCCTACATTCATCGACTTCTACACCGGCAAGTATCAGTCGGCCTCGCCGGCGATGGAGCCCTACACGGATGTACTGAACCAGTGGTCGAAGTTGCTCGGCTTTAACATCACGGCGCAGCCGGTGCAGACGTACGGCGTGTACGATGTTTACACCAGCCAG ATCAGCCTCGGAGTGCCTCTGGGCGATGAGCTGCAGGCGCTGTTGCCGAGTATCAGGGACGCCGCTGGGGAAGCCATTGATATCTTATTCGGTGATGACGACAACGTGGTGCTGCAAGCCG GTGTGATGCTGAAGGACGTCGTCACGGCGATGAGCTCGACGGTCAACGGCGAGGTGTCGCAGCCGCTGCACGTCTACTCCGGGCATGACTACAATGTGTACTCAGTGATGGCGGCCGCGCGCGTGACGCCGCGCCAAGGTGTCCCGCCGTACGGGGCCGTATTCGCGCTGGAACTGCGAAAGCGCACCAACAATGGAGCCTATGGCGTGTTG CCGGTGTACCAGAGCTCGCCGGACGCCGAGTTGATGTACCTGCAGGTGGAGGGGTGCAGCGCGCTGCTGTGTCCGCTCGACGAGTTTGTCTCCATCACGGCGCCCTTCGTAATGGACGAGGACACGTGGCGCGAGAAGTGTGGCTACACCGACGACCTGGTCATCGATGATTCTATTATCGCCTGA